The Mobula birostris isolate sMobBir1 chromosome 11, sMobBir1.hap1, whole genome shotgun sequence genome has a segment encoding these proteins:
- the LOC140204771 gene encoding peripheral myelin protein 22-like codes for MLLLLVSICLLHLMTIIFLIIATANNVWWTTDDYGTDIWKGCFYSNGTCFAIDYKSLDESLQAIQACMVLAVIFSCCGLFVFICQLFTLNQGNRFIFTGVFQLLACLCVVIAASIYTIYFHRDDKTGWYGSSYVLAWLCFPLTLASGIMYTILRKRE; via the exons ATGTTGCTGTTACTAGTGTCAATCTGCCTCTTGCACCTGATGACCATCATCTTTCTCATTATCGCTACCGCTAACAAT GTTTGGTGGACCACAGATGATTATGGCACGGACATTTGGAAGGGATGTTTCTACAGCAACGGCACCTGTTTTGCTATAGACTATAAAAGTTTGGATG AATCCTTGCAGGCGATCCAGGCGTGCATGGTGCTGGCTGTGATCTTCAGCTGCTGTGGGCTCTTCGTTTTCATCTGCCAGCTCTTTACACTGAATCAAGGAAATCGATTCATCTTCACCGGTGTCTTCCAGCTGCTCGCCT GTTTGTGTGTGGTGATCGCGGCAAGCATCTACACCATTTACTTCCACCGTGACGACAAGACTGGCTGGTACGGCTCCTCCTATGTCCTGGCCTGGCTCTGTTTCCCCTTGACACTGGCCAGCGGGATAATGTACACGATACTTCGCAAGAGAGAGTAG